In Elephas maximus indicus isolate mEleMax1 chromosome 4, mEleMax1 primary haplotype, whole genome shotgun sequence, a genomic segment contains:
- the LOC126075565 gene encoding olfactory receptor 6C2-like has protein sequence MRNHARLMTFILLRMTDDPQLQVLIFTFLLVTYMLSVTGNLSIIFLTLVSSQLKSAIYFFLQNFSFPDISFTTVCIPRLLYSTSTGDNTITYNACATQLFFFFLGSTEFFLLSIMSYDCYVAICKPLHYVTIMSGRVCRRFVLFCWVDGLLIITPSLCLGLNLEFCDLNVIDHLPCDASPILKTSCSDTWFLEQMVIACTVMTFIMTLMCVLLSYVFITKTILKFPSAQQRKKAFSTCSSHMIVVSITYGSCIFVYIKPSAKEEVDINNGVIVFTTSITPMLNLFIYPREMKK, from the coding sequence atgaGAAACCATGCAAGACTAATGACATTCATCCTGCTGAGAATGACAGATGACCCACAACTGCAAGTTCTGATATTTACCTTTCTGCTTGTCACTTACATGTTAAGTGTTACTGGAAATCTGTCAATCATCTTCCTCACCTTAGTGAGTTCTCAACTTAAATCTGCCATATActttttccttcaaaatttctCTTTCCCGGATATCTCATTCACTACAGTCTGTATTCCTAGATTGCTTTACAGCACATCTACTGGAGACAATACCATTACTTATAATGCCTGTGCCactcaactattttttttttttcttggatcaACAGAATTTTTTCTCCTGTCCATCATGTCCTATGACTGCTATGTAGCCATCTGCAAACCTTTACATTATGTGACCATCATGAGCGGCAGAGTCTGCAGAAGGTTTGTTCTCTTCTGTTGGGTTGATGGTTTGTTAATCATAACCCCTTCACTTTGCCTAGGCTTAAATCTGGAATTCTGTGACTTAAATGTCATTGATCATTTACCCTGTGATGCATCTCCTATCCTCAAGACCTCTTGCTCAGACACATGGTTCTTAGAACAGATGGTTATAGCCTGTACCGTGATGACCTTCATCATGACCCTCATGTGTGTGCTTCTTTCCTATGTATTCATCACCAAGACAATTCTAAAATTCCCCTCTGCTCAGCAAAGGAAAAAGGCTTTTTCCACATGTTCTTCCCACATGATTGTTGTATCCATCACCTATGGAAGCTGTATCTTCGTTTACATTAAACCTTCTGCAAAGGAAGAAGTGGACATTAATAATGGTGTGATTGTGTTCACTACTTCTATTACCCCCATGCTAAACCTATTTATATATCCTCGAGAAATGAAAAAGTGA
- the LOC126076383 gene encoding olfactory receptor 6C2-like translates to MRNHTSVTTFILLGLTDDPQMKVLIFIFLFVTYTLSLTGNLTIIILILVDSHLKTAMYFFLQNFSFLEISFTTVCIPRFLYSLSTGDNTITYDACFAQIFFIFFLGATEFFLLAIMSYDRCVAICKPLHYVAIMTRRVCGKLVFCCWIAGFLVIITPLCLLLTLEFCNYNVIDHFLCDVPPLLKISCSDTWFMEQMTVAVAVLTTIMTLLCVVLSYMYIIKTIIKFPSAQQRMKAFSTCSSHMIVVSMTYGGCIFIYIKPSAKEGVAINKGVALLTISFAPVLNPFIYTLRNKQVKHAFIDLIKRISFISHK, encoded by the coding sequence ATGAGAAACCATACATCAGTAACTACATTCATACTTCTGGGACTGACAGATGATCCtcaaatgaaggttctgatttttatatttctgtttgtCACCTACACATTGAGTTTAACTGGGAACCTGACCATCATTATACTCATTTTAGTGGATTCTCACCTTAAAActgccatgtactttttcctccaaAACTTTTCCTTTCTAGAAATTTCATTCACCACAGTCTGTATTCCCAGATTCCTATATAGCTTATCAACTGGGGACAATACTATTACCTATGATGCTTGTTTTGctcaaatattttttatcttcttCCTTGGAGCtacagaattttttcttctggccATCATGTCCTATGATCGCTGTGTAGCCATCTGTAAACCCCTGCACTATGTGGCCATCATGACTAGGAGAGTATGTGGAAAGCTAGTTTTCTGCTGTTGGATAGCAGGGTTTTTGGTCATAATCACACCACTTTGTCTACTCTTAACCCTGGAATTCTGTAACTATAATGTCATTGATCACTTTCTCTGTGATGTTCCTCCTCTCCTGAAGATTTCTTGTTCAGACACATGGTTTATGGAACAGATGACTGTAGCTGTTGCCGTTTTGACTACCATCATGACCCTTCTGTGTGTAGTTTTGTCCTATATGTATATCATCAAGACTATCATAAAGTTCCCTTCTGCCCAGCAAAGGATGAAAGCCTTTTCTACCTGCTCTTCCCACATGATTGTGGTTTCTATGACCTATGGTGGTTGTATCTTCATCTATATAAAACCTTCAGCAAAGGAAGGAGTGGCCATTAATAAGGGTGTGGCACTGCTTACTATTTCATTTGCCCCCGTGTTAAACCCATTTATTTATACCCTGAGGAACAAGCAAGTGAAACATGCTTTCATAGACTTAATCAAAAGAATTTCATTTATCTCACATAAATGA
- the LOC126075556 gene encoding olfactory receptor 6C2-like, producing MRNHTRLTTFILLGLTDDPQLQVLIFVFLLVTYMLSVTCNLTIIILTLVSSQLKYAMYFFLQNFSFLEISFTTVCIPRFLYSMSTGDNTITYNACATQLFFIFLLRSKEFFLLAIMSYDRYVAICKPLHYVTIMSGRVCRRFVLFCWVDGLLIITPSLCLGLNLEFCDSNVIDHFLCDASPILKISCSDTWFLEQMVIACAVMTFIMTLMCVLLSYIFVIKTILKFPSAQQRKKAFSTCSSHMIVVSITYGSCIFVYIKPSAKEEVDVNKGVIVLTTSIAPMLNPFIYTLRNKQVKQALNDAIKRIAFLSKK from the coding sequence ATGAGAAATCATACAAGACTAACGACGTTCATCCTGCTGGGATTGACAGATGACCCACAACTGCAAGTTCTGATATTTGTCTTTCTGCTTGTCACTTACATGTTGAGTGTTACCTGTAATCTGACAATCATCATCCTCACATTAGTGAGTTCTCAACTTAAATatgccatgtactttttcctccaaaatttctctttcttagagATCTCATTCACTACAGTCTGTATTCCCAGATTCCTTTACAGCATGTCTACTGGAGACAATACCATTACTTATAATGCCTGTGCCACtcaactattttttatttttcttctcagatCAAAAGAATTTTTTCTCCTGGCCAtcatgtcctatgaccgctatgtagcCATCTGCAAACCTTTACATTATGTGACCATCATGAGCGGCAGAGTCTGCAGAAGGTTTGTTCTCTTCTGTTGGGTTGATGGTTTGTTAATCATAACCCCTTCACTTTGCCTAGGCTTAAATCTGGAATTCTGTGACTCAAATGTCATTGATCATTTTCTCTGTGATGCATCTCCTATCCTCAAGATCTCTTGCTCAGACACATGGTTCTTAGAACAGATGGTTATAGCCTGTGCCGTGATGACCTTCATCATGACCCTCATGTGCGTGCTTCTTTCCTACATATTCGTCATCAAGACAATTCTAAAATTCCCCTCTGCTCAGCAAAGGAAAAAGGCTTTTTCCACATGTTCTTCCCACATGATCGTTGTATCCATCACCTATGGAAGCTGCATCTTCGTTTACATTAAACCTTCTGCAAAGGAAGAAGTGGACGTTAATAAGGGTGTAATTGTGCTCACGACTTCCATTGCCCCCATGCTAAACCCATTTATATATACCCTGAGGAACAAGCAAGTGAAACAAGCTTTGAATGATGCAATCAAAAGAATTGCATTTCTCtcaaagaaatag